A window from Onychostoma macrolepis isolate SWU-2019 chromosome 07, ASM1243209v1, whole genome shotgun sequence encodes these proteins:
- the six7 gene encoding SIX homeobox 7, which produces MFPLPLFTPEQVARVCENLEETGDMERLGRFLWSLPAAVPGSAGELLNRQESVMRARALVAFHGGNFEALYQILQSHRFTRESHAKLQDLWLDAHYREAERLRGRPLGPVEKYRIRKKFPLPRTIWDGEQKTHCFKVRHTGNAQNFRSLLREWYLQDPYPNPSRKRHLAQATGLTPTQVGNWFKNRRQRDRAASAKNRMQQDSSLLPSGSSPECSSEHNAHLQGSSPCRPRSPGENSDCSSGTGPRGTGASTPDISVSSDSDFES; this is translated from the exons ATGTTTCCTCTGCCGCTGTTCACACCTGAGCAGGTGGCTCGAGTCTGCGAGAATCTGGAGGAGACTGGAGACATGGAGCGCTTGGGTCGCTTCCTCTGGTCGCTGCCCGCCGCGGTGCCCGGTTCCGCCGGAGAGCTGCTCAACCGGCAGGAGTCGGTGATGCGCGCCCGGGCGCTGGTCGCCTTCCACGGCGGGAACTTCGAGGCTCTCTATCAGATCCTGCAGAGCCACCGCTTCACTCGGGAGTCTCACGCCAAGCTGCAGGACCTGTGGCTGGACGCGCACTATCGCGAGGCGGAGCGCCTGAGGGGGAGGCCGCTGGGTCCCGTGGAGAAGTACCGAATCCGGAAGAAGTTCCCCCTTCCTCGGACCATCTGGGACGGAGAGCAGAAGACGCACTGCTTTAAGGTGAGACACACGGGAAACGCGCAAAACTTC CGTAGCCTCCTGAGGGAATGGTACCTGCAGGATCCCTATCCAAACCCCTCCAGAAAGCGTCATCTGGCTCAGGCCACGGGACTCACACCCACTCAGGTGGGCAACTGGTTCAAAAACAGAAGACAGCGGGACAGAGCGGCGTCTGCTAAAAACAG gaTGCAGCAAGATTCCTCCCTCCTTCCCTCTGGAAGCTCTCCAGAATGTTCCTCGGAGCACAACGCGCACCTCCAGGGCTCCTCACCGTGTCGTCCCCGGAGCCCAGGGGAGAACAGCGACTGCAGCTCGGGCACGGGGCCGCGGGGGACCGGGGCCTCCACGCCGGACATATCCGTCAGCAGCGACAGCGACTTTGAGTCGTGA